The following proteins are encoded in a genomic region of Leptospiraceae bacterium:
- a CDS encoding S8 family serine peptidase has product MIKIVSHLFFLIFIMTSCVQNTKKNNSLQLLLLWQVINATPVCFGKDPLLKNQWHIKNTGQGGGVAGNDANVVPLWEQSIFGRDVYVAVVDDGVDIDHPDLIANTRHSYHWNFIDKNNQIKPYTSNYPHGTSVAGVIGARCNDIGVRGLAPLSKLVGYNLLLANTINTLDNNTSAVQSDTAEAMIKNKDVIQISNNSWGAPDGTGELMDEFAGTLWKESIIDGVRNGRGGKGIIYLWAGGNGSTKVTTTNNNIVLLIDQVDDSNHDGQANFLPYIMAICAVTNLGKYSYYSELGANIWVCGYSDPLYNEGTLAITTTDIQGNDGYNPPKDPEETDNPDVNYTDTFGGTSAATPFVAGIVALMLEANPNLTWRDIRYILAKTARRIDPFDSDWKQNGAGFFFNHKYGFGVADAFSAVNLAKNFTSLGNYNNLKKTATNYDIANQNIPDNNSIGITRNMNVSSNITKIEGVQVEVQFSHQYFGDLEITLKSPSGTTAVLTRKHRCYKDANNDPSDGLETESCNSYTNKTWVFSAANFLDENPNGNWSLTVKDLGLDDIGQLHRWKLIIFGR; this is encoded by the coding sequence ATGATCAAAATAGTTTCACACTTATTTTTTTTGATTTTCATTATGACTTCTTGTGTTCAGAATACAAAAAAAAACAATAGCCTTCAATTGCTACTCCTTTGGCAGGTGATAAATGCAACTCCTGTATGTTTTGGAAAAGATCCTCTCTTGAAGAATCAATGGCATATCAAAAACACAGGTCAAGGTGGTGGTGTAGCAGGAAATGATGCTAATGTAGTACCTTTATGGGAACAATCCATTTTCGGTAGAGATGTTTATGTTGCGGTCGTTGATGATGGTGTTGATATTGATCATCCTGACTTGATTGCAAACACGAGACATAGTTATCACTGGAACTTTATTGATAAAAACAACCAGATTAAGCCCTACACTTCCAATTATCCACATGGAACTTCTGTAGCTGGTGTAATAGGCGCTAGATGTAACGACATAGGAGTAAGAGGCTTGGCACCTTTATCTAAGTTAGTTGGCTACAATTTATTGTTAGCAAATACTATCAACACATTGGATAACAATACATCTGCAGTCCAAAGCGATACAGCTGAAGCAATGATAAAAAATAAAGATGTCATACAAATATCTAACAATAGTTGGGGAGCTCCTGATGGAACAGGGGAATTAATGGATGAGTTTGCCGGAACACTCTGGAAGGAAAGTATCATAGACGGTGTAAGGAATGGTCGTGGCGGGAAAGGAATTATCTATCTATGGGCTGGTGGTAATGGGAGTACAAAAGTTACCACTACAAACAATAACATAGTTCTATTGATCGATCAAGTTGATGACTCAAATCATGATGGACAAGCAAATTTTTTACCTTATATTATGGCAATCTGCGCTGTTACAAATTTGGGCAAATACTCCTATTATTCTGAACTAGGAGCAAACATTTGGGTTTGCGGATATTCAGATCCTTTATATAATGAAGGCACCTTAGCTATCACTACTACTGACATTCAAGGTAATGATGGATATAACCCTCCAAAGGATCCTGAAGAAACTGATAATCCCGATGTGAATTATACTGATACTTTCGGTGGGACATCAGCAGCCACACCTTTTGTTGCTGGTATTGTTGCATTGATGTTAGAAGCTAATCCCAATTTAACTTGGCGAGATATCCGATATATCTTAGCAAAAACAGCAAGAAGAATTGATCCCTTTGATTCAGATTGGAAGCAAAATGGAGCAGGTTTCTTCTTCAATCACAAATATGGTTTTGGTGTTGCAGATGCTTTTAGTGCTGTCAATTTAGCAAAAAACTTTACTTCACTGGGAAATTATAATAACCTAAAAAAGACAGCAACTAACTATGACATAGCAAACCAGAACATTCCTGATAATAACAGTATTGGTATAACAAGAAATATGAATGTCTCAAGCAACATTACAAAAATTGAAGGTGTTCAAGTAGAGGTGCAATTTTCCCACCAATACTTTGGGGATTTAGAAATCACACTAAAATCTCCCAGTGGAACTACGGCAGTCTTGACAAGAAAACATCGATGTTATAAAGACGCTAATAATGATCCTTCTGATGGATTAGAAACTGAGTCATGTAATTCTTATACAAACAAGACTTGGGTCTTTTCAGCAGCCAATTTCTTAGACGAAAACCCCAACGGTAATTGGTCATTAACTGTAAAAGATTTGGGTTTAGATGATATAGGACAACTTCATAGATGGAAACTCATCATTTTCGGACGATAG